A DNA window from Macadamia integrifolia cultivar HAES 741 chromosome 4, SCU_Mint_v3, whole genome shotgun sequence contains the following coding sequences:
- the LOC122075452 gene encoding heterogeneous nuclear ribonucleoprotein 1-like — protein sequence MDSDQAKLFVGGISWETSDETLKDHFGKYGDVVESVIMRDKNTGSARGFGFVLFSDPSVADKALQDKHVILGRTVEVKKAVPRGDQHQHHHPHQQQNKGSIKNSSNGGSDNQFRTKKIFVGGLSSSLTEEEFKSYFEKFGRVTDVVVMYDSVTHRPRGFGFITFDSEEAVESVMQKNFHELNDKFVEVKRAVPKDGNSSGNSNGNNTRAGGGRGSLFGSYRGVVHPPSSPRYWMFPGYTPPPLPGYGSIGGYPYGGGYPMGGYGEIGYGTPPIAVPRGPWYSPAMVGARRSPVLYGDAAIYPGYMNGGVGGSLGMAAGDNRGIIRPAANGKWNQGNGSNAQVPASTTPPKNDGEKLE from the exons ATGGATTCTGATCAAGCAAAATTGTTCGTGGGAGGAATTTCTTGGGAAACCAGTGATGAAACTTTGAAAGATCACTTCGGGAAGTACGGGGATGTTGTGGAGTCTGTGATAATGAGAGACAAGAATACAGGGAGTGCAAGAGGATTTGGGTTTGTTCTATTCTCAGATCCATCAGTAGCTGATAAAGCGCTTCAAGACAAGCATGTCATACTAGGAAGAACG GTAGAGGTGAAAAAAGCGGTACCCAGAGGTGATCAACACCAACACCATCATCCTCACCAACAACAGAATAAAGGTTCAATTAAGAACAGTAGTAATGGTGGGAGTGACAATCAGTTTAGAACTAAGAAGATTTTTGTAGGGGGTTTATCTTCTAGCCTAACAGAGGAGGAGTTTAAGAGCTACTTTGAGAAGTTTGGTAGGGTTACAGATGTTGTCGTTATGTATGACAGTGTAACCCACAGACCTAGAGGCTTTGGGTTCATAACCTTCGACTCCGAAGAAGCCGTGGAGAGTGTAATGCAGAAGAATTTCCATGAGTTGAACGATAAATTCGTGGAGGTTAAGAGGGCTGTCCCCAAAGATGGGAATAGCAGTGGTAACAGCAACGGTAATAATACGAGAGCAGGTGGTGGAAGAGGGTCTCTATTTGGTAGTTACCGAGGTGTAGTTCACCCACCTTCCAGCCCCAGGTATTGGATGTTCCCTGGTTATACCCCTCCACCTCTTCCTGGGTATGGGAGTATTGGGGGCTACCCTTATGGAGGAGGGTACCCTATGGGAGGATATGGCGAAATTGGTTATGGGACACCTCCAATTGCCGTCCCTAGGGGTCCTTGGTATAGCCCAGCCATGGTTGGTGCTAGGCGGAGTCCGGTTCTGTATGGGGATGCCGCAATCTATCCTGGCTACATGAATGGTGGAGTTGGTGGGAGCTTGGGGATGGCAGCTGGTGATAATCGTGGGATTATTAGGCCTGCTGCAAATGGGAAGTGGAATCAGGGAAATGGCAGTAATGCACAGGTACCTGCCAGCACAACACCACCAAAAAATGATGGTGAAAAATTGGAATAG